The Pseudomonas fulva 12-X sequence GCAGGCTCGGCCGCCAACCTGGCGGAGCTGGCCGCTCGCTACATCTACGGAGACGAGATCGACCGTTGGGATGTGGACGTCGACAGCGAAGGCGACCCCATCGAGCTGGCCGAAGCGCGCGGCACCACGTTCGGCCGTAAGGCGAAGTTCTACTTCTCCAGCTCGCCGACGATCAAGGGTGCCTCGCGCATCGACGATCTTTACGAGCAGAGCGACAAACGCCGCTACTTCGTGCCATGCCCGCACTGCGGACAGAACCAGGTGCTTGAGTGGGCCAACCTCAAGTGGACCGACGACTACAAGCGCGTCGACTACCTCTGCAGCAACGCCGAGTGCGGCGCGCTGATTGAGGAGCACCACAAGACGGCCATGCTGCTGGCTGGCGAGTGGCGCGCTACGGCGACGGGCGACGGCGAGACGGTGGGCTTCCACCTCAACGCGCTCTATTCGCCGCTGGGCTGGCTGTCCTGGCAGAGCTTGGCAAAGCAGTACGACAAGGCCAAAGCCGCGGCTGACCGTGGCGATAACGAGCCCATGCAAGTGTTCTACAACACCCGCCTGGCGCTCGTGTGGGACGCCGCCCAGGAGATGACCAAGGCTGACGAACTGAAGAAGCGCGCCGAGGACTATCGCCTGGGCACGGTGCCGGCTGGAGCGTTGATTCTCACCGCCGCCGTTGACGTGCAGCATAACCGGCTCGAATTGCTGGTGATTGGCTGGGGCGAGGGGTTGGAGCGCTGGGTGGTGGACTACGTTGTTGTGCCGGGTGACCCGGCAGTGCAGCGCACCTGGCTGGATCTGGACGAGCAACTGAAGCGCCGGTACCGGCACGCCTCTGGCGTCGAGCTGGCCATCTGTGCGACGGCGGTCGACTCCGGTGGTCACCACACCGATGAGGTCTACCAGTTCACCCGGTTACGCCGCTGGCGGAAAGTGTTCGCGGTGAAGGGGGCGAGCAAGCCCGGCCGCCCTGTGCTGGCTCAGCGCCCCTCGAAAGTCGATGTGACGTACAACGGGCAAACCGAGAAACAGGGCGCCGAGCTCTGGATCATCGGCACCGACACGGCGAAGGACTGGATCTACAACCGTTACCCGTTCGCCGACGGCCCAGGTGCATTGCACTTCTCGACAGACCTGCCCGATGAGTTCTACGCCCAGGCCGTGGCAGAGCGAAAGATCACCGTCTACGTGAAGGGCTACAAGCGCACCGTCTGGGTGAAAGGTAAGGCCGAGCGCAACGAAGTACTCGACCTACTGGTTTACAACCAGGCCGCAGCCCAGTTCCTGGGACTGCATCGTTATCACCTGGGCGAGTGGAGCAAGCTGCGCGCTGCGGTCAGCCAGGGCAGCCTGTTCGCGCAGCCTGCTGCCAGCAGCAACGTTGCGGCCCTGCAGGAAGAGACCGTGAAAGCAGCCAGCCCGCCACCCCCGAAGCCCGCACCCCAACCAACTGCGCGCCGCGTATCCCGCAGCGCCTACCTCAAACGATGACAAGAGGGCCGCCGATGGCCAGCGCACAGGAGCGCCTGGACGAAGTCCGGGCGTCAATTCAGGACATCCTGACCAAGGGGCAGAGCGTCAGTAAGGGTGACCGTCGGCTGGATCGGGCGGCCCTTGCGAGCCTGCGTATGTTGGAAGAGCAGTACGCCGCCGAAGCTGCCCGCGAGGCACGTGTGGGCCGCCCGCGGCAGATCCGGTTATACACCCGCGGCAAGGGGGCATGATGGGCTATCGAATTCGTGCCAAGCCAGCGCGGCTTCAGGTGGTGAACAGCTATGAGGGCGCCGGCCAAGGCCGTCGCGCGCAGAGCTGGGATGCCCCCGACGCTGCGCTGAACACCATTGCCATTCCGGCACTACCAACACTGCGCAAGCGCTCCAAGGCTGCGGTGCGCAATAACCCATGGGCCGCTAGCGGCATCGGGAAGCGCGTCAGCAGCCTGATCGGTACCGGCATCACACCGCGTGCCCAGATCAAGGATGAAGCGCTGCGCAGTGCCATCAACCAGCTTTGGAGTGACTGGACCGACGAATCCGACGCCGACAACCTCACCGACTTCTATGGCCAGCAGGCGCTAATAGCCCGCATGGTCGAAGAGTCCGGCGAGTGCTTCGTGCGGTTGCGGTATCGGCGGCCGGAGGATGGCCTGGCGGTACCACTGCAACTGCAGATCCTGCCGCCAGAGTTCGTGCCGCTCGATCGTAACTTCGTCACCCGCCGCGGCAACGTCGTGCGCGCTGGTATCGAGTTCGACCAGGTTGGGCGTCGCGTGGCGTACTGGATGTGGAAGAACCACCCCGGCGATGCCCGGGCGCTGGGAACCAGCTACAACACGCTTAACCGCATACCGGCCAGCGAGGTGCTGCACATCTTCGAGCCGCTGGAAGGTGGCCAGCTGCGCGGTATCCCGCGCCTCGCGCCAGTGCTGCTGCGGCTCAAGTCGCTGGATAACTATGACGACGCGGTGCTGTTCCGGCAGGAGCTGGCCAACCTCTTTGCCGGGTTCATCACCAAGCCCCGGCCGGACGGCCCTCCTGCCATTGATACGCTGACCGGGCAGCCGGTTCAGGCTGACTCCGATGGCACGCCGATGGTGGCCATGGAACCGGGCACCATGCAGGAACTGCTCGAAGGCGAGGAGGTTGTGTTCTCCGAACCGCCAGGCGCTGGCGACACCTACGTCGATTTCATGAAGCAACAGCTCATGGCTGCGGCGGCAGGCATCGAGCTGCCCTACGAGCTGCTCACCGGCGACATGGCCGACATCAGCGATCGCGTGCTGCGCGTGCTGCTCAACGAGTTCAGGCGCCGCATCGAGCAGCTGCAGTTCAGCGTTTACGTGTTCCAGCTCTGCCGCCCGGTTCGCGCCGCGTGGCTCGACACGGCCTGGCTTTCGGGAGCAATCCAGCTGCCCGACTACCAGGCAAAGCGCCGTGCCTATCTGCGCACGCGCTGGGTGCCGCAGGGCTGGGCCTACATGCACCCCGTGCAGGACGTGCAGGGCAAGCTGCTGGAAATCAAAGGCGGGATGGCCAGCCGCAGCGAGCACGCGCTGCGCAGCGGCTACGACGCCGAAGTCATCGACCAAGAAAACGCCGACGACAACGCTCGGGCCGAGAAGCTTGGGCTCAACTACACCACCGACACGGCCGACCTGGCTGGCCAGAAAGAGGAAACTCAATGATGAAGATGACCAACCGCCTGGCGCTGGCGGTAATGCTGGGCGGCCTGGGCATCGACGCCTTCGCCCAGCCGCGCATGCTGAACCTCGAAGGCGCGCCCGACCTACACGCCGAGCACTGGTACAGCATCCGGGCAGCTGGCGAGGAGGGCGCCAAGCCCATCGAGGTCTACATCTACGGCGAGATTGGGTTCTGGGGTGTCACCTCCGGTGACTTTATCCGTGACCTGAAAGAGATCGACGATGGCGTGTCGGAGGTGCATGTGCACTTCGACACCATCGGTGGTGACCTCTTCGACGGCATTGCCATCCACAACGCGCTGCGCGCGCTGGGCGAGCGCTGCACCGGGGTAATTGATGGCGCGTGCTTCAGTGCTGGCAGCGTGGCAGTGTGCGGCGCCCACCAGGTGCGCATGGCTGACAACGCCATGCTCATGATTCACAACCCCTGGACGTACATGGCCGGGGACAGCAACGAGCTGCGCCAGATGGCCGACATGATGGACAAGGCCTCGGAAGGCATCGTCGCCAGCTACCAGCATCGAGCGCTGAACATCGACGACGCCGAGCTGCGGCGCATGATCAACGACACCACCTGGCTCACGGCAAGCGAGGCCAAGACCCACGGTTTCGTCGACGAGGTGTTCGGCGAGGTCTCGCCTCTGGTGAACAACGCAGCCCTGGGCAAGATCCTCAACCGTTACCGCAATGTGCCCGAGGCGGCGCTGCGACTGGTGGGAGAGGTCGAGCCAGCAGCGCCCGAGCCAGAACCTGCTCCAGCCCCGGAGCCGGATCCAGTACCGGCTACCCCGGAAGCCGCAGAACTGGCGGCAAAGCTGGCAACCGACTGTGCCCAGGCCGGCTTGAGCAACTGCGTCAGCTACCTGATCAAGGCCAGTGCCTTGGCCAGCGCCGATGCTGTGCAGTCGCACTTCAATCGAGCCAAAGACGTCCGCGCCGCCTGCCTGGTAGCCAACCTGCCGGATGATGCCCAGGGCTTGATCGAGGCTGGGCTCAACGGCGATCAGGCCCGCGCCAAGTTGTTCGACAAGCTGGCCGCGAGCAGCAGCAAAGTGGAGATCAGCAATCTACCCCCGGTGGATGACGGCCCCCAGGCCGGCGCACACCAGCCCCCTGCGCCGAGCGAGGTCTACGCCCGGCGTCGCAAACAAGCCTCGAAAGGAGGAAACAACGCATGACCATCAAAACCGAAGGCGTGTACGCCGGTGAGTTTCTCCTCTCGGAGGCCAACGGCAGCCGCAGCCGCGAGGAGGTGGTCATCGCCGCCGGCTCCGGCATCCTCAAGGCCGGCACGTTGATCGCGCTGCTCACCGCTGCGAATGCTGCCCAGGTCACGGCAGATGCTGGCAACACCGGTAATGGCCTGCTCAACGGCATCTCGGTCACGAGCGCGGCCGTCTCTGGCACCTACGTGGTGGAGATCACCTCGGCGCCTGCAGCCGG is a genomic window containing:
- a CDS encoding phage portal protein produces the protein MGYRIRAKPARLQVVNSYEGAGQGRRAQSWDAPDAALNTIAIPALPTLRKRSKAAVRNNPWAASGIGKRVSSLIGTGITPRAQIKDEALRSAINQLWSDWTDESDADNLTDFYGQQALIARMVEESGECFVRLRYRRPEDGLAVPLQLQILPPEFVPLDRNFVTRRGNVVRAGIEFDQVGRRVAYWMWKNHPGDARALGTSYNTLNRIPASEVLHIFEPLEGGQLRGIPRLAPVLLRLKSLDNYDDAVLFRQELANLFAGFITKPRPDGPPAIDTLTGQPVQADSDGTPMVAMEPGTMQELLEGEEVVFSEPPGAGDTYVDFMKQQLMAAAAGIELPYELLTGDMADISDRVLRVLLNEFRRRIEQLQFSVYVFQLCRPVRAAWLDTAWLSGAIQLPDYQAKRRAYLRTRWVPQGWAYMHPVQDVQGKLLEIKGGMASRSEHALRSGYDAEVIDQENADDNARAEKLGLNYTTDTADLAGQKEETQ
- a CDS encoding phage terminase large subunit family protein, producing MQHPYADGAATYRAAYLRGLHLDPELWIDQWADHYQRIPKDTGAAEPGKYHTDRTPFAREPMRCLSPLHPCKRVVTMVASQMMKTQIALNWIGGNVHMAPANILALLPSEKLARRVSSRIDKTIKAVPELKERVAKPRSRDARNTLDTKEFEGGTLYCTTAGSAANLAELAARYIYGDEIDRWDVDVDSEGDPIELAEARGTTFGRKAKFYFSSSPTIKGASRIDDLYEQSDKRRYFVPCPHCGQNQVLEWANLKWTDDYKRVDYLCSNAECGALIEEHHKTAMLLAGEWRATATGDGETVGFHLNALYSPLGWLSWQSLAKQYDKAKAAADRGDNEPMQVFYNTRLALVWDAAQEMTKADELKKRAEDYRLGTVPAGALILTAAVDVQHNRLELLVIGWGEGLERWVVDYVVVPGDPAVQRTWLDLDEQLKRRYRHASGVELAICATAVDSGGHHTDEVYQFTRLRRWRKVFAVKGASKPGRPVLAQRPSKVDVTYNGQTEKQGAELWIIGTDTAKDWIYNRYPFADGPGALHFSTDLPDEFYAQAVAERKITVYVKGYKRTVWVKGKAERNEVLDLLVYNQAAAQFLGLHRYHLGEWSKLRAAVSQGSLFAQPAASSNVAALQEETVKAASPPPPKPAPQPTARRVSRSAYLKR
- a CDS encoding head maturation protease, ClpP-related; this encodes MKMTNRLALAVMLGGLGIDAFAQPRMLNLEGAPDLHAEHWYSIRAAGEEGAKPIEVYIYGEIGFWGVTSGDFIRDLKEIDDGVSEVHVHFDTIGGDLFDGIAIHNALRALGERCTGVIDGACFSAGSVAVCGAHQVRMADNAMLMIHNPWTYMAGDSNELRQMADMMDKASEGIVASYQHRALNIDDAELRRMINDTTWLTASEAKTHGFVDEVFGEVSPLVNNAALGKILNRYRNVPEAALRLVGEVEPAAPEPEPAPAPEPDPVPATPEAAELAAKLATDCAQAGLSNCVSYLIKASALASADAVQSHFNRAKDVRAACLVANLPDDAQGLIEAGLNGDQARAKLFDKLAASSSKVEISNLPPVDDGPQAGAHQPPAPSEVYARRRKQASKGGNNA